The Hemicordylus capensis ecotype Gifberg chromosome 6, rHemCap1.1.pri, whole genome shotgun sequence genome window below encodes:
- the LOC128330468 gene encoding uncharacterized protein LOC128330468 has protein sequence MAIMSQTPIGLRRALGLLSKFCSQESIEINYGKTKVLVFAKRPRQYCWSINGHRIAQVNLFKYLGVVFQSSGSRNAHLKSTLLTAQSTTNLITSFHFSRGASYIPAAVKLFVSKVHSQVLYGAQIGPVSNFMALETLQSKFLRSILLVPRCVPNAALRREVGMIRLETCYWRTIILFWLKFVFSCVGLAPLIKTDCFRFKWQTQIADKLAHYGFSQDEIIKLGYDRARIEIKQRIMDMELQEEVASLPKNIFLGDQIFNTKPASYLSLVTIPKFRRALTLARLNALPSAVMEGGFKGTPFSARLCPCGSGQVETIAHAILYCNFYRDTRLRLVSPLLQHFPGHLDDFYLKYLLSSSDDNLIIRMARYCHIICTIRSGF, from the coding sequence atggcaatcatgtcccaaaccccaattggtctgagacgtgctttgggtctcctctcaaaattttgctcccaagagtccattgagattaactatggaaaaaccaaagttctagtctttgccaaacgacctaggcaatattgttggtccatcaatggccacaggattgcacaggtcaacctcttcaaatatctaggagtggtttttcagtcatcaggttcacgcaatgcccacctcaaatccacattgctgacggcacagtcaaccacgaaccttattacctcttttcatttctcgaggggggcttcttacatccccgctgcagttaaactgtttgtatctaaagtccactcccaagtgctgtacggagcccaaataggacctgtcagcaactttatggctttagaaaccctgcagtctaaatttctgagatctatattgttagtcccccgatgcgtgcccaatgctgcgcttagacgagaggtgggtatgattagattggaaacttgctattggaggactatcatattattttggttaaaatttgtcttctcttgcgtaggactggccccccttattaagactgattgtttccgatttaagtggcagacccaaattgctgacaaattggctcattatggtttctctcaggatgagattataaaattgggatacgatcgtgccaggattgagattaaacaacgtatcatggacatggaactgcaggaagaagtcgcttctctgcctaagaatatctttctaggggatcaaatcttcaacactaaaccagctagctatctaagtctagttaccatccccaaatttagacgtgctctgacgctcgcccgtcttaatgcgcttccatctgctgtcatggagggaggatttaaaggtacccctttttctgctcgactttgcccttgcgggtctggtcaagtggagacaattgcgcatgccatactttattgtaacttttatagggacacccgcttaagattagtgtcccctttgttgcaacattttcccgggcacttggatgacttctatttgaagtacttattgtccagttctgatgacaacctaatcatcagaatggcaaggtattgtcatatcatttgcaccatccgctcaggtttttaa